The following DNA comes from Tunturibacter psychrotolerans.
GCAACTTCTCGAAGGTAAAAAATGCGCTGTCCAGGGCAGGCGTTCTCGACAAGGCCCTTTACATTGAACGTGCAACTATGAGCCAGGAACGGATAGCCAAACTGAACGACGTAGATCCGGCAAGCGTTCCTTACTTTTCGCTTATCCTGGTTCCCGATTCGCGGCAGAGCCGGATCAGCAACCCCGTGAAAGACGCGGGTCGGATTACGGTTGTTGGACTGGGTCCTGGTTCAGCTGAATGGATTACGCCGGAGGCCCAGCAAGCACTGGCTGAAGCAACTGATTTGGTGGGCTACCAGCGATATCTGGACCGTGTCCCGATTCGATCTGGCCAACGACGTTTCGGCTCGGACAACAAGGTGGAGGCGGAGCGCGCACGGCATGCCCTCTCTCTTGCGGAGACTGGCAGGCGTGTCTGCGTCGTTTCGTCCGGAGATCCAGGTATTTTCGCAATGGCTGCTGCCGTGCTGGAGACAGTCGATGAAGGGCCGGAGGTATGGCGTTCTCTCGATATTAGGATTGTTCCCGGGGTATCAGCGATGCAAGCGGCCGCTGCCAGAATGGGGGCTCCTCTAGGGCACGATTTTTGTGTTCTTTCGCTATCCGATCGTCTAAAGCCATGGGAAGTAATCGTGAAACGACTGCACGCGGTGGCTTCCGCTGATTTCGCGCTTGCTATCTATAATCCGATCTCGTCTGAGCGGAAATGGCAACTAGCAGAGGCAAAGGCGATTCTCGCCGGCTATAGGGCTGCGGAGACCCCAGTTGTACTCGCCCGTGCCGTTGGTAGGTCAGATGAGAGGATTGTGATCACAGATCTCGGACGATTCGATCCGGCCGCAGCTGATATGCAGACGCTGATTATCGTTGGTTCCTCGACAACTCGCAGTCTTGCGCTTTCGAATGATCGGGAGATGATCTACACTCCCCGGAGCTATGAGGCTTAAACCGATGCTGACTACTCCATCTGAAGTTGCGAGGTTTGATTGGAATGAGCGCTGGCTATCAATTGTAGGCATCGGAGAAGATGGCTGGGAGGGCCTCAGCCCGGCTGCGAGGGAAGCGGTGGAGTCTGCCGAATTTCTTTATGGTGGAGTTCGACATCTGGCTCATATATCAACGGGCCGGGCGACAAAGGTCGCCTGGCCGTCTCCTATGTCCGCAGCGGTGCACGAGATTCTGACGCACCATCGTCGGCGAAATAGAGTCTCCGTTTTAGCTAGCGGTGATCCTATGTTATTTGGGGTTGGTGTGACACTGACCCGCGAATTGGAGCCAACGGAATATTTTGTTATCCCGCAGGTTTCCGCATTCTCCCTTGCTTGCGCGCGCCTCGGCTGGCCAATTTGGGAAACGGTCTTGATATCGCTCGTAAACCGTCCTATCGAGCAATTGCACCGACATCTCCACTCG
Coding sequences within:
- a CDS encoding precorrin-2 C(20)-methyltransferase, which gives rise to MIKSTMPGRLFGVGLGPGDPELITIKALRIIRQAQVIAYPMAKRGQSNARCIVSSELTIEQIELPMIYPLTTEPADQSGEYEAIIAEFYDEMAEQIAAHLSIGRDVAVLCEGDPFLYGSFMYLHDRLAHRFPTEVIPGIPSVMAAAARLATPLVRRDSELTLLPATLSEDVLAARLNSYDAFAIMKLGRNFSKVKNALSRAGVLDKALYIERATMSQERIAKLNDVDPASVPYFSLILVPDSRQSRISNPVKDAGRITVVGLGPGSAEWITPEAQQALAEATDLVGYQRYLDRVPIRSGQRRFGSDNKVEAERARHALSLAETGRRVCVVSSGDPGIFAMAAAVLETVDEGPEVWRSLDIRIVPGVSAMQAAAARMGAPLGHDFCVLSLSDRLKPWEVIVKRLHAVASADFALAIYNPISSERKWQLAEAKAILAGYRAAETPVVLARAVGRSDERIVITDLGRFDPAAADMQTLIIVGSSTTRSLALSNDREMIYTPRSYEA